The Kribbella jejuensis region GCGAATCAGTCCTCGACGTCCACGGTACGGGCAGTGGCGGCCTGCACCGCGGTGGTGATCTCGTCCAGTACAGCAGGCGCGATCTTCGAGTCGACCGACAGCGCGACCAGCGCCTTGCCGCCCTTGCGGTCCCGGCTGACCTGCATACCGGCGATGTTCACGTCGGCGTCGCCGAGGATCCGGCCGATCTGGCCGACCGCGCCCGGACGGTCCTCGTAGGTCAGGAACGCGAGGTGCGCGGCGAGCTCGATCTCGACGTCGAACCCGTCGATCTCGACCAGCCGCTCCGACTGCCGGACACCGACCAGGGTGCCGGCCACCGACACCTGTGCACCGTCGGCGAGCGTGCCGCGGAGCGTGATCAGGTTGCGGTGCTCCGGGCTGTCGTGGTCGGTGAGGAGCCGGACCTCGAGGCCCCGCTCGGCCGCGAGCAGCGGCGCGTTCACGTAGGAGACGTTGTCCTCGACGACGTCCGCGAACACGCCCTTGAGCGCGGCGAGCTCGAGCACCTTCACGTCGTACTGGGTGATCTCGCCGCGGACCTCGACGTCGAGCTGCTGCGCGACGCCACCGGCCAGCGCGGTGAAGATCCGGCCGAGCTTCTCGGTCAGCGCGATCCCCGGACGGACGTCCTCGGCGATCACACCGCCCTGGACGTTCACGGCGTCCGGCACGAGCTCACCCGACAGCGCCAGCCGGACCGACTTCGCGACCGCGATGCCGGCCTTCTCCTGCGCTTCGTCGGTGGACGCGCCGAGGTGCGGCGTGACCACGACGTTCTCGAACTCGAACAGCGGCGAGTCGGTACACGGCTCGGACGCGAACACGTCCAGCCCGGCGCCCGCGACCCGGCCTTCCTTCAACGCGCTGTAGAGCGCCTGCTCGTCGACGATGCCGCCGCGGGCCGCGTTCACGATGATGACCTCGGGCTTGACCTTGTGCAGCTGCTCGTCGCCGATCAGGCCGATCGTCTCCGGGGTCTTCGGCAGGTGCACCGAGATGAAGTCACTGGCCGCCAGCAGCTCGTCCAGGGAGGCGAGCCGGACACCCATCTGCGCGGCCCGGCCGGCCTGCACGTACGGGTCGTAGGCGATCACGTTCATGCCGAAGGCGGCCAGCCGCTGCGCGACCAGGACACCGATCTTGCCGAGGCCGACGATGCCGACGGTCTTCTCGAACAGCTCGACACCGGAGTACTTGCTGCGCTTCCACTCGCCCTTCTTCAGCGACTCGTTCGCGGCCGGCACCCGGCGGGCGGAGGCGAGCAGCAGCGCGACCGCGAGCTCCGCGGCGCTGACGATGTTGGAGGTCGGGGCGTTCACGACCATCACCCCGGCCTGGGTGGCGGCCTTCACGTCCACGTTGTCGAGGCCGACGCCGGCGCGGGCGACGACCTTCAGCTTCTTCGCCGCCGCCAGTGCCTCGGCGTCGACCTTGGTGGCGCTGCGGATCAGGATGGCGTCGACGTCGGCGATGGCCGGAAGCAACTCGGCGCGGTCGGCGCCGTTGGTGTGCCGGATCTCGAAGTCGGGGCCGAGCGCCTCGACGGTGGCCGGGCTGAGCTCTTCGGCGATCAGGACGACGGGCCGGGTTACGTCAGTCAGGGAAGACATGGAGGAATCTCCTGCAGAAGCGGTAGGGGCTCGTGATCTTCAGAGCACCGCGCTGTGCCCGCTGAATTGATGGTACCGCGTCCGTCGCCGTGCGTTGTGCGGGGACCCGCATCCCGGTCAATCGGTCTCGCAGGCGACCGGGTCCGACGCCTTTACAGCACTGTTGATCACGAGCTTGCCGCCCGCCCGGACCAGCGTGAACCTGTTGTCCAGCCGGTTGCAGGTCCCGCCGCCGGCGCCCGCGGCGGTCGGCGAGAACAGCACGTCGTACGACATCCGCGCGTACGAGCCGTCCGGAGCGAGGGCGGTGATCCGCGGGTTGAAGAAGTACGCCGTACCGCGGCTCTGGCGATCCCGCTCCGGGGTCAGCGACTTGGCCAGCTGCGGCGAGTACAGGACCTGTACCGCGTTGAAGTCGTGCTTGTTCTGCAGCGTCAGATAGTTGGTGAGCAGCCCTTGGACCTCCAGCGCCAGCGGTGTCTTCGCCACCTGCAGCACCGGCGCCATCGTGCCCTGCGGACCACGCGAGTTCGGGCAGGTACCCGCCGCGGCAACGGTGATTCCGGACGGCGCGGGCGCGACGTACTCGCGGAGCTTGGCGAGCGGCACGACCGTGGCGGCCTGGACCGTCGCGCCGGTGACCAGGCCGACGAGCTCGCCGGACTTGTCCAGCACCGGGCCACCGAGCTTGGCCGCGTTCATGACCTCGCTCAGCGCCGTCGGGTCGGCCTCCGAACCGATCGCGTTGATCACCTGCCGGCCGGCCGCGGTGTACCCGATCAGTGCGCGTTCGGCCTTCCGCTCCGGAGCGTCCTGCGGCAGCTGCAGCGGTACGTCGTCGAAGCCGATCGACTGCAGTACGGCGACACCGTCGGCACTCGTCCCGAGCAGGTTGGCCCGCCGGATCCGCCCGTCGGGGGCCACCACGACGATGGCCATCGCCTGGTCGACCGCCGACGCGGCGGTGAGCACGCGGCCGTTGTCGACGAGGGCGCCCGAAGCCTCACCGGTGCCACCGCAGGTCGTGGCGAGCACCCGGACCACGGCCGGGCCGGCGGACTTCAGTACGGCGGCGGTGTCGATCCGGACACTGCGCTGCCGCAGGTACCAGCCCGTACCCGCGCCGGCCGCGACGATCACCATCAGCACGATCAAGCCGGCCAGGAAACGGCCGAAGATCCACGGTTCGCGCGGTGGCGGTTGCGGTCCACCCGGCCGGCTGGGTGCTTCCAGCTGGGTCAGCGACCCGGCGTCGGCCGGTAGCCGCCGGGGCGGTCG contains the following coding sequences:
- the serA gene encoding phosphoglycerate dehydrogenase translates to MSSLTDVTRPVVLIAEELSPATVEALGPDFEIRHTNGADRAELLPAIADVDAILIRSATKVDAEALAAAKKLKVVARAGVGLDNVDVKAATQAGVMVVNAPTSNIVSAAELAVALLLASARRVPAANESLKKGEWKRSKYSGVELFEKTVGIVGLGKIGVLVAQRLAAFGMNVIAYDPYVQAGRAAQMGVRLASLDELLAASDFISVHLPKTPETIGLIGDEQLHKVKPEVIIVNAARGGIVDEQALYSALKEGRVAGAGLDVFASEPCTDSPLFEFENVVVTPHLGASTDEAQEKAGIAVAKSVRLALSGELVPDAVNVQGGVIAEDVRPGIALTEKLGRIFTALAGGVAQQLDVEVRGEITQYDVKVLELAALKGVFADVVEDNVSYVNAPLLAAERGLEVRLLTDHDSPEHRNLITLRGTLADGAQVSVAGTLVGVRQSERLVEIDGFDVEIELAAHLAFLTYEDRPGAVGQIGRILGDADVNIAGMQVSRDRKGGKALVALSVDSKIAPAVLDEITTAVQAATARTVDVED
- a CDS encoding S1 family peptidase, which encodes MQDGRNALPRPPRRLPADAGSLTQLEAPSRPGGPQPPPREPWIFGRFLAGLIVLMVIVAAGAGTGWYLRQRSVRIDTAAVLKSAGPAVVRVLATTCGGTGEASGALVDNGRVLTAASAVDQAMAIVVVAPDGRIRRANLLGTSADGVAVLQSIGFDDVPLQLPQDAPERKAERALIGYTAAGRQVINAIGSEADPTALSEVMNAAKLGGPVLDKSGELVGLVTGATVQAATVVPLAKLREYVAPAPSGITVAAAGTCPNSRGPQGTMAPVLQVAKTPLALEVQGLLTNYLTLQNKHDFNAVQVLYSPQLAKSLTPERDRQSRGTAYFFNPRITALAPDGSYARMSYDVLFSPTAAGAGGGTCNRLDNRFTLVRAGGKLVINSAVKASDPVACETD